A stretch of the Balearica regulorum gibbericeps isolate bBalReg1 chromosome 15, bBalReg1.pri, whole genome shotgun sequence genome encodes the following:
- the ANTKMT gene encoding adenine nucleotide translocase lysine N-methyltransferase isoform X2 → MEPEEPEEPAWGRRGGAPLGGWGLLELAVASGVAAWATWAVLLMPGFRRVPLRLQVPYVPSSRQQVANVLALLRGRSGKTVDLGSGDGRLVVEAYKQGLRPAVGYELNPWLLCLSNYRAWKAGYHGKVSFLKKDLWKVNLSDCHNVIVFLAPSVKPPLATKLLAELPDEARVVAGRFPFPSWTPTSTLGQGLDQVWAYDMKEVRRVAQSSAEGSPV, encoded by the exons ATGGAGCCGGAGGAGCCGGAGGAGCCGGCGTGGGGACGGCGAGGGGGGGCTCCGCTGGGCGGGTgggggctgctggagctggcgGTGGCCAGCGGGGTGGCCGCCTGGGCTACCTGGGCCGTCCTGCTGATGCCCGGCTTCCGACGGGTGCCCCTGCGGCTCCAG gtGCCCTACGTGCCCTCCAGCCGCCAGCAAGTGGCCAACGTCCTGGCGCTGCTGCGGGGACGTTCGGGGAAGACGGTGGACCTGGGGTCTGGAGATGGACGGCTT gtGGTAGAGGCTTATAAGCAAGGTCTGAGACCAGCCGTTGGCTATGAGCTCAACCCCTGGCTGCTGTGTCTCTCCAACTACCGGGCCTGGAAGGCTGGGTACCACGGGAAGGTTTCCTTCCTGAAGAAAGATCTGTGGAAG GTGAATCTTTCCGATTGCCACAATGTGATCGTGTTCCTGGCCCCCAGCGTG aAACCTCCCCTAGCCACCAAGCTCCTTGCAGAACTCCCCGACGAAGCCCGGGTGGTGGCCGGAcgcttccccttcccctcctggaCCCCCACCAGCACCCTTGGGCAGGGGCTGGATCAAGTCTGGGCCTATGATATGAAGGAGGTGCGACGAGTGGCGCAGAGCAGCGCAGAGGGAAGCCCGGTCTAA
- the ANTKMT gene encoding adenine nucleotide translocase lysine N-methyltransferase isoform X1, with protein sequence MEPEEPEEPAWGRRGGAPLGGWGLLELAVASGVAAWATWAVLLMPGFRRVPLRLQVPYVPSSRQQVANVLALLRGRSGKTVDLGSGDGRLVNLSDCHNVIVFLAPSVKPPLATKLLAELPDEARVVAGRFPFPSWTPTSTLGQGLDQVWAYDMKEVRRVAQSSAEGSPV encoded by the exons ATGGAGCCGGAGGAGCCGGAGGAGCCGGCGTGGGGACGGCGAGGGGGGGCTCCGCTGGGCGGGTgggggctgctggagctggcgGTGGCCAGCGGGGTGGCCGCCTGGGCTACCTGGGCCGTCCTGCTGATGCCCGGCTTCCGACGGGTGCCCCTGCGGCTCCAG gtGCCCTACGTGCCCTCCAGCCGCCAGCAAGTGGCCAACGTCCTGGCGCTGCTGCGGGGACGTTCGGGGAAGACGGTGGACCTGGGGTCTGGAGATGGACGGCTT GTGAATCTTTCCGATTGCCACAATGTGATCGTGTTCCTGGCCCCCAGCGTG aAACCTCCCCTAGCCACCAAGCTCCTTGCAGAACTCCCCGACGAAGCCCGGGTGGTGGCCGGAcgcttccccttcccctcctggaCCCCCACCAGCACCCTTGGGCAGGGGCTGGATCAAGTCTGGGCCTATGATATGAAGGAGGTGCGACGAGTGGCGCAGAGCAGCGCAGAGGGAAGCCCGGTCTAA
- the METRN gene encoding meteorin yields the protein MWALRALCLAGLGAALGGGSADQCSWRGSGLSQEAGSVEQLSLHCAEGSLEWLYPTGALRLRLAPRLPPAAAAKGRSPRHVTACVKPAGTFRGAQLYLEREGVLELLLPEAPRPRVRCFSWLPREKVALFLQATPHRDISRRIAAFRYELRGDWLARPALPAASLTGEGACRPCNDTEILMAICTSDFVIRGSIRSVSNDAELHESIIGVSTSRIHRQKFPLFQAGGRLGRPAGSIRTPLRCGVKPGPGTFLFTGWLHFGEAWLSCAPRYRDFQRIYEAARRTRQNPCEFPVD from the exons ATGTGGGCGCTGCGGGCGCTCTGCCTGGCCGGGCTGGGCGCGGCGCTCGGCGGCGGCTCGGCGGATCAGTGCAGCTGGAGGGGCAG CGGGCTGTCGCAGGAGGCGGGCAGCGtggagcagctctccctgcacTGCGCCGAGGGCTCCCTGGAATGGCTGTACCCCACGGGGGCCCTTCGCCTCCGCCTggccccccgcctgccccccgccgccgccgccaagGGCAGGAGCCCCCGGCACGTCACCGCCTGCGTCAAACCCGCCGGCACCTTCCGGGGGGCTCAGCTCTACCTGGAGAGGGAGggggtgctggagctgctgctgccggaggccccccggccccgcgtcCGCTGCTTCAGCTGGCTGCCCCGGGAGAAGGTGGCTCTCTTCCTGCAGGCCACCCCGCACCGCGACATCAGCCGCCGCATCGCCGCCTTCCGCTATGAGCTGCGGGGGGACTGGCTGGCccgcccggcgctgcccgccgccaGCCTCACCGGAGAAG GGGCGTGCCGGCCGTGCAACGACACCGAGATCCTGATGGCCATTTGCACTAGTGACTTTG TGATCCGCGGCAGCATCCGGAGCGTCTCCAATGACGCAGAGCTGCATGAATCCATCATCGGGGTGAGCACCTCCCGCATCCACCGCCAAAAgttccccctcttccaggcGGGGGGACGGCTGGGGCGGCCGGCGGGCAGCATCCGCACCCCGCTGCGCTGCGGCGTCAAGCCGGGCCCCGGCACCTTCCTCTTCACGGGATGGCTGCATTTCGGCGAAGCCTGGCTGAGCTGCGCGCCCCGCTATAGGGACTTCCAGCGCATCTACGAGGCGGCACGGCGCACGCGCCAGAACCCCTGCGAGTTCCCCGTGGACTGA